A region of Larus michahellis chromosome 15, bLarMic1.1, whole genome shotgun sequence DNA encodes the following proteins:
- the TNFSF8 gene encoding tumor necrosis factor ligand superfamily member 8, whose product MGCNLNLIKGRYRAYPESYIRMCSAQEQTLFQEKHSHESAMHVNEDTVSRRLGATNKKCLYSIIATLFALLVFAIATIMVLVVQRTAAGPATESMAKPIRTGNTSEEHLRILQNVPIKRAAAYMRVSSPVNSTKLSLVEKGICEDIQCKSDEVVIRTQGLYLIYCHLNLHFPNCSNSPTDLKIELLVNDKVNRQTLSTWCVSETCQEKIFKTLFQLHLTYLNVEDRVSVTLNHPKFLNEVSLPNENVLGVLRYSDEM is encoded by the exons ATGGGCTGCAACTTGAACCTGATCAAGGGGAGATACAGAGCATACCCTGAGAGCTATATAAGAATGTGCTCGGCACAAGAGCAAACACTTTTTCAGGAGAAGCACTCTCATGAATCAGCCATGCATGTGAATGAAGACACCGTTTCAAGGAGGCTTGGAGCCACtaacaaaaaatgtttgtattccATCATTGCTACCCTTTTTGCGTTACTCGTCTTTGCAATAGCCACCATCATGGTCTTAGTCGTTCAGAGGACG GCAGCTGGTCCCGCCACGGAGAGCATGGCAAAACCTATCAGGACAG GGAACACCTCCGAAGAGCATTTAAGAATCCTACAGAATGTCCCGATCAAGAGAGCCGCTGCGTACATGAGAG TGTCCAGTCCAGTAAACAGTACAAAACTGAGCTTGGTCGAGAAGGGTATTTGTGAAGACATCCAGTGCAAGAGTGACGAGGTGGTGATAAGGACACAAGGCCTCTACTTGATCTATTGCCACTTGAACTTGCATTTTCCCAACTGTTCCAACAGCCCCACCGACCTCAAGATCGAGCTCCTTGTGAATGACAAAGTCAACAGGCAAACATTATCCACGTGGTGCGTGTCAGAAACGTgccaagaaaagatttttaagacCTTGTTCCAGCTCCATTTGACATACCTGAATGTGGAGGACCGAGTATCAGTAACACTTAATCATCCTAAATTCTTGAATGAAGTTTCTCTTCCCAATGAAAACGTTCTTGGGGTTTTGAGGTATAGCGATGAAATGTGA